In the genome of Podospora pseudocomata strain CBS 415.72m chromosome 2 map unlocalized CBS415.72m_2.2, whole genome shotgun sequence, one region contains:
- a CDS encoding uncharacterized protein (EggNog:ENOG503PF9A), with product MAAKELPRHILDDFGDPVPGDSKKWRDYPYANLQLREATQGVYNEQSDHIFANNGNEDAAVINAMFDAYRTVFDPDLDEIPAENRDLYHDVDELFTADILKKCHDGLVLGRRGEYLHGEHLLLHLAQRDRNARLGPGTGKPTSRKPAAWYICPNEASVMVPSPVDHSEAQAQQAIDEAQPYLSRLIDADLRFQYENVVERFKQAKFTAHFANRNKAHWMAFILHKPIDATKNWTAFFFDSSPLPLNLQEPGQNYAKKAFVKWLEINCPQDTQRVKNVSYDGEKPKSPGPALIFLDRDISTQSDNWSCSLQCILNILAFIRYGCWGWDMIPHLRGKSNSEMVQTMMKILHNIMALKVNKNNLADYNTENTKGKTYRQTPVLLNRVDPEDEECNQRAEKEKRKKEDEQKRGEQAERDKDEQKKKEWDDMTRIYDEAQSTLRTETDERKRAPANQVVAEWPNKLKAWGAKWNETTVTSNSNENEEVKRKEAKRKEAARKEAEKQATEKQATEKQATEKQATEKQAAERQAAENANRESWTSGNPDSSDDNSDGPGGGGGGRNGGGGRRDAPKRKRREHKYQGPNNTDHLNLGGDRIIKQLRDARQPVLVVDKDVPATAPGSDGIYRLFDRLLDLPVVAMFPTEIHSKFPPHTYPGNERMTKDTFNAFRHYEQALRDIRNGQAIQKEGIVPLALRQLASLQAHVRTGLQSYSRGLWFVLPTPYVLVVPEPGKAAPPLVRLGESRDRNDGFYYSRAEHEARFKKAESTIHFVYWEKTKHWAVMFRHPVLGHALYDSDVTFQGDRLSTRLEEADEAMKAWLGHNEIAFGKSLRSNLVKTRPSASESHWDSGLFALLNVVSRVHYRCYGWQGLPLQVYPEHTSIALRRRQIRALHNLVGLQMSEGIDTTRNYKSPTQPRFDFVAHPHYPTQRWDGRNERDNAIALLRPPTASTKKPDRPQYKDRGQNPRHLKRKKTTDTAATLVREIGKGEGHGPDGNQPSPETARSGAEKVDDVTMSQFDGSKDNMTTLPESELENAKLRAENVRLLQMIAADEEEIARLDVINDAFKKEVVVLQAALEAENINVLDAGWATDRENEILKKTREKAVESVTPFELWRDREFGRPDNRKAKKKGEEYILLFEQGFGDVLDKLLALDDDKLKASLRRFRAEVTKAEQPNAADEDVFGAQPMAKPESKPQKPPPGSYYATDRATAATSTASRPTTAITSRTIPGPNMRPGLPTIEESSSSPADESPTTAAQLRMQGRRSSSAGGGAKRAEILDFEEWLLRGGAVLKGGARLRGGRPLGQVMDADYELNWRARRLKSLRTFYGEMEAKDTEKGDDEGAAWARDRKEDCADMEMCWIGWKHKSDALLEGERQASLFRSTPIGVGERPDWFPDEVDEDLDLDLLDMETKGSLKAYVSEYHEKFKGLFRVSGDKAWRGSVNDTDSLLGKTAAGRRLGSRTPPHGGGPHATATASLGGGRQTTVTPSQGGRQQATVTPQGPQVGGRVTGGRQPTVTPPGSSVGGRITAGRRSTVTPQGRSVGGRIVVRQPTVTPQRPSVSRRIAGRQPTATPPGPTQRPPVGTATTKAPTPSHPFAGFTPMAPRVKPAVPGQSSSTEVSEEEEGNKIDTTQQSVGSTTPSMPPQPGSLRHLSFQPHPRIGGMVQGGRRSGLTPDRTVHFATGVTVMEYDDDPSTPVYERFSDEEEEEEEEEEDAPAPQQIAGRKRSIDETGEVVDQGGCHGRADHCAKPVVIAIKSYK from the exons ATGGCAGCGAAGGAGCTTCCCCGGCATATCCTCGACGATTTCGGGGACCCGGTGCCGGGTGACTCGAAGAAGTGGCGGGATTATCCGTATGCGAATTTGCAATTGCGCGAAGCAACACAAGGCGTCTACAACGAGCAAAGCGATCACATCTTCGCCAACAATGGCAACGAAgacgccgccgtcatcaaTGCCATGTTTGACGCATACAGGACCGTTTTTGACCCAGATCTCGACGAAATTCCGGCAGAAAACAGAGACCTCTACCATGATGTGGACGAACTGTTCACCGCCGATATTCTAAAGAAGTGCCACGACGGTCTTGTTCTGGGACGAAGGGGAGAATATCTGCATGGCGAACACTT GCTGTTGCACTTGGCGCAGAGGGATAGAAACGCCCGTCTAGGTCCAGGAACGGGGAAGCCGACAAGCCGCAAACCCGCAGCATGGTATATTTGCCCCAATGAGGCGAGTGTGATGGTTCCGAGCCCAGTGGATCATTCAGAGGCTCAGGCTCAACAGGCTATAGACGAGGCACAGCCCTACTTGAGCAGGCTGATAGACGCAGATTTGCGCTTCCAATATGAAaatgtggtggagaggttcaAACAGGCCAAATTTACAGCCCACTTCGCCAACCGAAACAAGGCTCATTGGATGGccttcatcctccacaaGCCAATAGATGCGACGAAGAACTGGACCGCATTTTTCTTCGATTCGTCCCCACTACCTTTGAATTTACAGGAGCCAGGACAAAATTATGCCAAAAAAGCGTTTGTGAAGTGGCTCGAGATCAACTGCCCACAAGACACACAGCGGGTTAAAAACGTGTCATATGACGGAGAGAAGCCCAAATCTCCTGGCCCTGCCCTGATATTCCTTGACAGAGACATTTCGACACAAAGCGATAACTGGAGCTGTTCCCTCCAGTGTATCTTGAATATCTTGGCTTTTATCCGATatgggtgttggggttgggacaTGATACCGCATCTGAGAGGCAAATCGAACAGCGAGATGGTACAGACTATGATGAAAATTCTCCACAACATCATGGCACTCAAagtcaacaagaacaacctAGCGGATTACAACACCGAGAACACTAAAGGCAAGACTTATCGTCAGACACCGGTCCTGTTGAACCGAGTAGAccctgaagatgaagagtgTAATCAGAGggcagagaaggaaaaaaggaagaaggaagatgagcagaagaggggggagcaAGCGGAGAGAGACAAAGacgagcagaagaagaaggagtggGATGACATGACGCGTATATACGATGAGGCGCAGAGTACTTTACGGACGGAAACCGACGAGAGGAAAAGAGCGCCGGCTAACCAGGTCGTAGCCGAATGGCCGAACAAGTTAAAAGCGTGGGGAGCAAAGTGGAACGAGACGACGGTAACAAGTAATAGCAATGAAAACGAGGAAGtcaagaggaaggaggccaaAAGGAAGGAAGCCGCAaggaaggaggccgagaagcaggCAACCGAGAAGCAGGCAACTGAGAAGCAGGCAACTGAGAAGCAGGCAACTGAGAAGCAGGCAGCCGAGAGGCAGGCGGCCGAGAATGCAAACAGAGAGAGCTGGACTTCGGGCAATCCAGACAGTTCAGACGACAACTCGGACGGTCCAGGCGGTGGGGGCGGTGGACGaaatggtggaggtggccgGAGAGATGCGCCTAAACGGAAGCGCAGGGAACACAAGTACCAGGGACCCAACAATACTGACCATCTGAATCTGGGAGGGGACAGAATCATCAAGCAACTGAGAGACGCCCGTCAGCCTGTATTGGTCGTGGACAAGGATGTGCCTGCAACGGCGCCGGGCTCAGATGGCATATACAGACTCTTCGATCGGCTTCTCGACCTGCCTGTGGTTGCGATGTTTCCCACCGAAATCCATAGCAAGTTCCCCCCCCATACCTATCCGGGGAACGAACGGATGACAAAAGACACATTCAATGCCTTTCGACATTACGAGCAGGCGCTGAGAGATATAAGGAATGGTCAGGCCATCCAAAAGGAAGGGATTGTGCCGCTGGCTCTGAGGCAGCTGGCTTCTCTGCAGGCCCATGTGCGAACCGGACTCCAAAGTTACTCTCGAGGGCTTTGGTTCGTGCTTCCCACCCCGTATGTGCTGGTCGTCCCCGAGCCTGGGAAGGCCGCCCCCCCTTTGGTACGGTTGGGAGAGTCCAGAGATCGAAATGACGGATTCTATTATTCCCGTGCTGAACACGAGGCGAGATTCAAAAAGGCGGAATCAACAATTCATTTTGTTTACTGGGAAAAGACCAAGCACTGGGCCGTCATGTTTCGACATCCTGTACTTGGACATGCCCTCTACGACTCTGATGTTACATTTCAAGGCGACCGGCTCTCGACGCGGCTGGAGGAAGCCGATGAGGCCATGAAAGCGTGGCTCGGTCATAACGAGATTGCGTTCGGCAAGAGCCTCCGGTCTAACCTTGTCAAAACTCGACCTTCTGCTTCCGAGAGCCACTGGGACAGCGGCCTCTTCGCGCTCCTCAACGTGGTCAGTCGGGTACACTACCGCTGTTATGGCTGGCAGGGGCTGCCCTTACAAGTCTACCCGGAGCATACCAGTATCgccctccgccgccgtcaaaTCAGGgccctccacaaccttgTCGGTCTCCAAATGAGCGAAGGCATTGATACCACCAGAAACTACAAGTCGCCAACTCAACCGAGATTTGATTTTGTTGCCCACCCCCACTATCCGACCCAGCGCTGGGATGGCAGAAACGAGAGAGACAATGCCATTGCCCTTCTACGGCCGCCCACTGCTTCAACCAAAAAGCCAGACCGACCGCAGTACAAAGACCGTGGTCAAAATCCCAGACACCTAAAGCGCAAAAAGACCACAGACACAGCGGCCACGCTTGTTCGGGAGATTGGGAAAGGAGAGGGCCATGGTCCGGATGGGAATCAGCCGAGTCCGGAGACGGCAAGGTCGGGGGCGGAAAAGGTGGACGACGTGACGATGAGCCAGTTTGATGGCTCGAAGGATAATATGACGACACTACCCGAGTCTGAACTGGAAAACGCAAAGCTCCGGGCCGAAAATGTCAGGCTTCTGCAAATGATCGCagctgacgaggaggagatcgcTCGATTGGACGTGATCAACGACGCGTTCAAGAAAGAGGTCGTTGTGCTGCAAGCAGCGCTTGAGGCTGAGAATATAAACGTCCTGGATGCAGGCTGGGCGACTGATCGGGAAAACGAGATattgaagaagacgagggaaAAGGCGGTAGAGTCGGTCACGCCCTTTGAGCTGTGGAGAGATAGGGAGTTTGGCCGTCCCGATAACCGAAAAGCCAAGAAAAAAGGCGAAGAGTACATCCTGTTGTTCGAGCAAGGCTTTGGTGATGTGCTGGACAAGCTCTTGGCCTTGGACGATGATAAGTTGAAGGCGTCCCTGCGCAGGTTCCGGGCCGAGGTCACCAAGGCAGAACAACCGAatgctgctgatgaggatgtATTCGGAGCCCAGCCAATGGCCAAACCGGAAAGCAAACCGCAAAAGCCACCTCCTGGCTCATATTATGCCACTGATAGAGCGACGGCAGCGACTAGCACAGCGAGTcgtccaacaacagcaataACCTCCCGCACCATTCCCGGGCCCAACATGAGGCCAGGTCTACCGACAATTGAGGAGAGTTCTTCCAGCCCTGCCGATGAAAGCCCAACGACAGCAGCCCAGCTGAGAATGCAAGGTCGACGATCGTCATCGGCTGGGGGTGGCGCAAAGCGTGCCGAAATCTTGGACTTTGAAGAGTGGCTGCTAAGGGGAGGTGCCGTTCTGAAGGGAGGTGCTAGGCTGAGGGGCGGTCGTCCGCTAGGGCAAGTTATGGATGCCGATTACGAACTCAACTGGCGAGCCCGCCGATTAAAGTCGCTCCGGACGTTTTATGGCGAAATGGAGGCGAAAGACACGGAAAAGGGCGATGACGAAGGCGCTGCGTGGGCGAGAGATAGAAAGGAAGATTGCGCAGATATGGAGATGTGCTGGATCGGTTGGAAGCACAAATCCGATGCCTTGCTCGAAGGCGAAAGACAAGCTAGTCTCTTTAGGAGTACGCCCATCGGCGTGGGCGAAAGACCGGACTGGTTCccggatgaggttgatgaggatcttgaccttgatctCTTGGACATGGAGACCAAAGGTAGCTTGAAGGCCTACGTCTCGGAGTACCATGAGAAGTTCAAGGGTTTGTTCCGGGTCTCGGGCGATAAAGCATGGCGCGGGTCAGTCAATGACACTGATTCATTGCTAGGCAAGACTGCGGCGGGTCGTCGACTGGGCAGTAGGACCCCTCCTCATGGGGGAGGACCACATGCCACAGCGACTGCTTcactgggaggaggacgacagACCACAGTTACTCCTTCTCAGGGAGGGAGACAACAGGCTACAGTGACTCCTCAAGGGCCACAAGTCGGTGGACGTGTAACGGGAGGGCGACAACCTACAGTAACTCCTCCAGGGTCCTCCGTCGGCGGTCGTATAACGGCAGGAAGACGATCTACAGTCACTCCTCAAGGGCGGTCCGTAGGCGGGCGCATAGTGGTACGCCAGCCTACAGTAACCCCTCAAAGGCCCTCCGTCAGCAGGCGCATAGCGGGACGACAGCCTACAGCAACCCCTCCGGGCCCTACTCAAAGACCACCTGTCGGCACAGCCACGACAAAAGCCCCGACGCCATCTCACCCTTTTGCGGGTTTCACCCCGATGGCACCAAGAGTAAAACCTGCCGTCCCAGGTCAGAGCTCCTCAACCGAAGtctcggaagaggaagaggggaacAAGATCGATACGACGCAGCAGTCCGTCGGCAGCACCACGCCCTCAATGCCACCGCAGCCGGGGTCTCTACGGCACCTCTCCTTCCAACCTCACCCGAGGATAGGGGGGATGGTTCAGGGAGGGCGACGGTCGGGGCTCACACCGGATAGGACGGTCCATTTTGCGACTGGGGTGACGGTCATGGAGTATGATGATGACCCGAGCACGCCGGTGTACGAGAGGTTtagtgacgaggaggaggaggaggaggaggaggaggaggatgctcCAGCGCCGCAGCAAAttgcggggaggaagaggtcgaTCGATGAgactggggaggtggtggatcaAGGGGggtgtcacggcagggcagaccactgcgccaaacctgttgtgattgctatcaaaagctacaagtga